In the Aneurinibacillus soli genome, one interval contains:
- a CDS encoding helix-turn-helix domain-containing protein: MNKVKNNLSVLMGKRKIRSINQLSKETGLRHEALNRLYAEDQEYNPSVKTLIILCDFFECDLHELIEYTPAQ; the protein is encoded by the coding sequence ATGAACAAAGTGAAAAATAATCTTTCTGTATTGATGGGGAAACGTAAGATTCGTTCTATTAATCAGCTAAGTAAAGAAACGGGCCTTCGTCATGAAGCGCTAAATAGATTGTACGCGGAAGATCAAGAGTACAACCCAAGTGTAAAAACGCTGATTATTCTGTGTGATTTCTTCGAGTGTGACTTGCACGAATTGATAGAGTATACACCAGCGCAGTAG
- a CDS encoding helix-turn-helix domain-containing protein yields the protein MARKIKSRLHILMGMRKIKSINELSRLTGISNPTLTRFYNDKNDRIDYKTIITLCDFFNVPLSELLVLEEDDSDN from the coding sequence GTGGCTAGAAAAATAAAGAGCAGATTGCATATACTTATGGGGATGCGAAAAATTAAAAGTATTAATGAACTTTCGCGCTTAACCGGAATAAGCAACCCTACTCTTACTAGATTTTATAATGATAAAAATGATCGCATCGACTATAAAACAATCATCACGCTATGTGACTTTTTCAATGTTCCGTTAAGTGAGTTGTTAGTTTTAGAAGAAGACGATTCTGATAACTAA
- a CDS encoding ArpU family phage packaging/lysis transcriptional regulator → MSQSFLPEIDRKATKKRVEEVLETVRIYRRVGFVRREINNVSNYESQFSSKTNKIDKPVENCAIWNVEHEGKIVELSNRIEFAVNKLPQRQKEIIEKRYLGEESNFDYLVANEVRLSERTYRREKSRAIYILALMLKLEVLENAGDK, encoded by the coding sequence ATGAGTCAGTCGTTCTTACCGGAAATTGATAGAAAAGCCACGAAAAAAAGAGTGGAAGAAGTGTTGGAGACAGTACGTATCTATAGGCGAGTTGGATTTGTGCGCCGGGAAATAAATAATGTATCGAATTATGAGTCTCAGTTCAGCAGTAAAACCAATAAGATAGATAAACCTGTAGAAAATTGTGCGATCTGGAATGTGGAGCATGAAGGTAAAATTGTCGAGTTGTCTAACCGTATCGAGTTTGCTGTAAATAAATTACCACAAAGACAAAAAGAGATTATAGAAAAGCGATACCTGGGTGAAGAAAGCAATTTTGACTATCTGGTTGCTAATGAAGTTAGGCTGAGTGAGCGTACATACAGACGTGAGAAATCACGTGCGATTTATATATTAGCGTTAATGCTAAAGTTAGAGGTTCTAGAAAATGCAGGCGATAAATAG
- a CDS encoding TIR domain-containing protein — protein MKVFLSWSGELSRRVALVFREWLPSVIQAVEPYVSSEDIDKGARWSSDIAQELEVSSYGIICITKENIEAPWINFEAGALAKTFDKAYVSPFLFGIKRFEVSGPLLQFQSTLYEKDDVKKLIDGINKACDLQGLDSLRLDKVFEMWWPALKEELDNLLVNSDDYLISDEKENSGEINSMLEEVLELTRNQQKLLRSPHDILPPEYLAKVIGELSPSTVHPGAIADLRRGLTIGEALIKKYEETREMDINEFQHMLRMLRRPLVHLTKRTKHIEQRIQLELDM, from the coding sequence TTGAAGGTTTTTTTAAGTTGGTCAGGAGAATTAAGTAGAAGGGTGGCTTTAGTCTTTAGAGAATGGTTACCTTCTGTTATACAGGCTGTAGAACCTTATGTTTCCTCTGAAGATATTGATAAAGGAGCACGTTGGAGTAGTGATATTGCACAAGAACTAGAAGTTTCATCTTATGGTATTATATGTATTACAAAGGAGAATATCGAGGCTCCTTGGATTAACTTTGAAGCCGGAGCTTTAGCTAAAACATTTGATAAAGCGTATGTTTCTCCTTTTTTATTTGGGATTAAAAGGTTTGAAGTATCAGGTCCTCTCTTGCAATTTCAATCTACTCTATATGAGAAAGACGATGTGAAGAAATTAATAGATGGTATTAACAAAGCTTGTGATTTACAAGGGCTAGACAGTTTGAGATTAGATAAGGTATTTGAAATGTGGTGGCCAGCTTTAAAGGAAGAATTAGACAACCTACTTGTCAATAGTGATGATTATTTAATTTCGGATGAGAAAGAAAATTCTGGCGAAATAAACAGTATGCTTGAGGAGGTTTTGGAGCTTACACGAAATCAGCAAAAGTTACTTCGTTCTCCTCATGATATATTGCCACCGGAGTATTTAGCCAAAGTTATAGGGGAGTTAAGCCCTTCTACAGTTCACCCTGGTGCTATTGCTGATTTAAGAAGAGGCTTAACGATAGGTGAAGCTTTGATTAAAAAATATGAGGAAACACGAGAAATGGATATTAACGAATTTCAACATATGCTTCGTATGTTGAGAAGACCACTGGTTCATTTAACAAAACGAACAAAACATATCGAACAACGTATACAACTAGAGCTAGATATGTAA
- a CDS encoding putative metallopeptidase, producing the protein MSDVYFEEAPEVQEISGRLIDQHHPHMQDAKEVIGYRFRCGQSDWAGKAKKLTAFERFETGFMLMVFINKEAWTALSEAQQVALVDHELCHFSRKSERIYDKEKEEWVDKWLPKEDPSNWVIREHDVEEFSDIIKRHGLWETGIEKFASVVRNAEHQMDLDDIERNLRVIK; encoded by the coding sequence ATGAGTGATGTGTATTTTGAAGAAGCACCGGAAGTACAGGAGATTTCTGGGCGCTTGATTGACCAGCACCATCCACATATGCAGGATGCAAAGGAAGTGATCGGCTACCGTTTTCGCTGCGGTCAGAGCGATTGGGCAGGTAAAGCAAAGAAATTGACGGCTTTTGAACGGTTTGAGACTGGTTTTATGCTCATGGTATTCATAAACAAAGAAGCATGGACAGCACTAAGTGAAGCCCAGCAAGTTGCTTTAGTTGACCATGAACTTTGTCACTTCTCGCGTAAAAGTGAACGGATATATGACAAGGAGAAAGAGGAGTGGGTAGACAAGTGGCTGCCGAAAGAAGATCCGTCTAACTGGGTGATTCGGGAACACGATGTGGAGGAATTCAGCGATATAATTAAGCGGCATGGTCTCTGGGAGACGGGGATCGAGAAGTTTGCGTCTGTGGTTCGTAATGCTGAGCATCAAATGGATTTGGATGATATAGAACGAAATTTACGTGTTATTAAATAA
- a CDS encoding Holliday junction resolvase RecU, translating to MSHANRGMAFEKLLDYTNKMYENAGMALINKRPTPVKIMGQNSRGMIHGYLEKPSTVDYDGVCKGRAIVFEAKSTKELTRFPLGNIHEHQVEYMRKCHKCGAIAFLLVEFAAHQTVYLLPYTLLAQYWEKAKNGKRGTKSIPLQEMDVYAYQVNKGRVPVDYLTVVEKVWSM from the coding sequence ATGAGTCATGCGAACCGAGGTATGGCCTTCGAAAAACTACTCGACTACACCAATAAGATGTATGAAAACGCAGGAATGGCACTGATTAATAAGCGACCAACACCAGTGAAAATTATGGGCCAGAATAGTCGCGGTATGATACATGGTTATCTGGAGAAGCCATCAACCGTTGATTATGATGGCGTGTGCAAAGGCAGAGCTATCGTATTTGAGGCGAAAAGCACGAAGGAGTTAACGCGCTTTCCGCTGGGTAATATCCATGAGCACCAGGTCGAATATATGAGGAAGTGTCATAAGTGCGGTGCAATTGCTTTTCTGTTAGTAGAGTTTGCTGCGCATCAAACGGTATATCTACTTCCGTACACACTATTGGCGCAGTATTGGGAAAAGGCGAAGAATGGCAAGCGGGGAACAAAGAGTATTCCGTTACAGGAGATGGATGTGTACGCTTATCAGGTGAATAAAGGGCGTGTGCCAGTAGATTATCTGACGGTTGTGGAGAAAGTTTGGAGCATGTAG
- a CDS encoding discoidin domain-containing protein, with product MATIGQQLITPETGWKRYDDTCPAFMYKGTWTSTLLGGGPYGGTCYQSSVSTDKIKFNFIGTKIRIIGYQSSSRTNPISISIDGIIETFSELSIGTIGGSGGSMLVYEKTGLSHSTHQVEITPGGTTTALDAIDIDDTGRLLHPQEKLDPKDIAVIGDRIRCHYQASSGKVGVFSGLGQETSDFIPAASSATPNGDFYWIYSKDDHLGNKVFVADRNVQHSISWDTLNAMGIATHSGTQTAFSIYGGTAISSGDASVSPATNAFDGNYPIPLSGSANGTRWVSLQAGTTKGVAWIGYDFKQPKNICCIRLIQHSSTISYGVTSIIVQSSDDGVAWTNVYQKDNLSLGSYPSNDYIDFTSTGPKRFWRLLANSDATGGWYVYEMQMFEQSNVNTNYKFNTRLLTGGILSTDTDNEWDQIVVNSNLGGTIAAGDNGIWNWNGQYSLSSSTVNSTNTQRVIRGGTAVNRWGAYNTGGYGTDTGFRPVLVMSVLGEEEKPRTPKYVAQIGTDIYLPNGTLQGPRGTDAELKALMETNGADLSTIAWDTLRGIAKEAGKPLKVLRFTDDTAATVPTLRVTQVPDAQFITPKSSIRISSISGISSVKVTGTKTGAANERYVVAKSNVETGAPDWYVKTAAGWVSLGKLDRTIRADVDKVAQQGMTQEELNAITTAEWAQLFDNGHGTPQYNWIAFGYLQSQQSSTDVCENDQLVMEVNMQGKWVKAVHGTDYNYEYDGPEKLQVHILADGDYKFNRVPL from the coding sequence ATGGCTACAATAGGACAACAATTAATAACGCCTGAAACAGGATGGAAAAGGTATGATGATACTTGTCCTGCTTTCATGTATAAAGGCACGTGGACTTCTACTCTTCTTGGCGGCGGTCCTTATGGAGGAACCTGTTATCAATCTTCTGTATCGACAGATAAAATTAAGTTTAATTTTATAGGAACAAAGATTCGCATTATTGGCTATCAATCATCAAGTAGAACCAATCCGATTTCAATTAGCATAGATGGTATTATTGAAACGTTTTCTGAATTAAGTATAGGAACAATCGGTGGATCTGGAGGCTCTATGTTGGTGTATGAAAAAACAGGGTTATCTCATTCCACACACCAAGTCGAAATTACTCCGGGTGGGACAACTACCGCTCTTGACGCTATTGATATTGATGATACAGGTCGACTACTCCACCCTCAAGAAAAACTAGACCCAAAAGACATCGCTGTTATTGGGGATAGAATCCGTTGTCATTATCAAGCAAGCAGTGGAAAAGTAGGGGTATTTAGTGGACTAGGACAAGAAACAAGCGATTTTATCCCTGCCGCTTCTTCTGCTACTCCAAATGGTGACTTTTACTGGATTTATTCAAAAGATGACCACCTTGGAAACAAGGTATTCGTGGCCGATCGAAATGTACAACATAGCATTAGTTGGGATACGTTGAACGCCATGGGGATTGCGACACACAGTGGAACACAAACTGCATTTTCTATTTATGGTGGAACAGCTATAAGTAGTGGAGATGCAAGCGTAAGTCCAGCTACTAATGCTTTTGATGGTAATTATCCTATCCCGCTAAGCGGAAGTGCAAATGGGACTCGCTGGGTATCCTTGCAAGCAGGTACAACAAAAGGTGTAGCGTGGATTGGTTATGATTTTAAACAACCAAAGAATATTTGTTGTATTCGATTAATACAACATTCTTCAACTATATCATACGGTGTAACCAGTATCATTGTCCAAAGTTCTGATGATGGAGTTGCTTGGACTAATGTTTATCAAAAAGATAATCTATCTCTTGGATCATACCCGTCTAATGATTATATTGATTTTACATCTACTGGTCCAAAACGATTTTGGAGATTACTAGCTAATTCTGATGCGACAGGTGGTTGGTATGTGTATGAAATGCAAATGTTTGAGCAATCCAATGTTAACACAAACTACAAATTCAACACTCGACTTCTTACAGGCGGTATTCTTTCAACAGATACAGACAATGAGTGGGATCAAATTGTTGTTAATTCTAACTTAGGAGGAACTATTGCAGCAGGAGATAATGGAATATGGAACTGGAATGGACAGTATTCATTGAGCAGTTCAACTGTAAATAGTACAAATACACAGCGTGTTATACGTGGAGGTACAGCAGTAAATAGATGGGGTGCATATAATACAGGTGGATATGGAACAGATACCGGTTTCCGTCCTGTATTAGTAATGAGTGTACTAGGGGAAGAAGAAAAACCACGTACTCCAAAATACGTAGCCCAAATTGGAACAGATATCTATCTACCAAATGGAACATTACAAGGTCCACGTGGCACAGATGCAGAATTAAAAGCGCTGATGGAGACAAATGGTGCTGACCTTTCTACAATTGCTTGGGATACATTACGAGGAATTGCAAAAGAAGCTGGTAAACCATTGAAGGTGTTACGCTTCACAGACGACACTGCAGCTACAGTACCTACATTACGTGTTACGCAAGTGCCAGATGCTCAGTTCATTACACCAAAATCAAGTATTCGAATCTCATCTATTTCTGGTATCAGCTCTGTAAAAGTAACCGGCACGAAAACAGGGGCAGCGAATGAACGCTATGTAGTGGCCAAGTCCAATGTAGAGACAGGTGCACCAGATTGGTATGTTAAAACAGCAGCGGGATGGGTAAGCCTTGGTAAACTTGACCGTACAATCCGTGCTGATGTCGATAAAGTCGCACAACAAGGTATGACACAAGAAGAACTGAACGCCATTACCACTGCGGAATGGGCACAGCTATTTGATAACGGACATGGTACTCCGCAATACAATTGGATTGCATTCGGGTACCTACAATCCCAGCAGTCATCTACAGATGTATGCGAGAACGATCAGCTTGTTATGGAAGTAAATATGCAAGGAAAATGGGTAAAAGCTGTTCACGGAACTGATTACAACTATGAGTATGACGGTCCAGAAAAACTACAAGTTCATATTCTTGCGGATGGGGATTATAAGTTTAACCGAGTCCCTCTGTAA
- a CDS encoding helix-turn-helix transcriptional regulator, translated as MTQQDLAHRMNKSRSQISQYVNGTRTMSLETARTIAHIVGCTMEQLYDWTWE; from the coding sequence ATGACTCAGCAGGATCTGGCACACCGCATGAACAAAAGCCGTTCACAAATAAGTCAGTACGTGAACGGCACTCGTACCATGTCGTTAGAAACAGCTCGAACCATCGCACACATAGTCGGCTGCACGATGGAACAACTGTACGACTGGACTTGGGAATAG
- a CDS encoding GNAT family N-acetyltransferase, with the protein MEVLEGEFKMKIEFNFLEDLFGIKRDKFIPLKIKGDMEYELQIRVQEIENEGFKILRTERNKNGEIVIIYRHFFYDGNDEDMITIEAIVITKKGIIIPYPVMYVNRREADKSLYIADIRVFGESINKGYGSLMMKELLQIARSQKEKVFFVTGNMDYGDEEHYKRLIHFYEKYGFTCRDGKILWINDGVKLSGEQVDAIFSRVVLEDPEIFEYEK; encoded by the coding sequence TTGGAAGTTTTAGAGGGAGAATTTAAAATGAAAATAGAGTTCAACTTTCTTGAAGACCTCTTTGGGATTAAAAGGGATAAATTTATTCCTCTTAAGATAAAAGGGGATATGGAGTACGAATTACAAATACGAGTACAGGAAATCGAAAATGAAGGTTTTAAAATATTAAGAACAGAAAGGAATAAAAATGGGGAAATTGTTATTATCTATCGCCATTTCTTCTATGATGGAAACGATGAAGATATGATCACTATCGAGGCGATTGTTATAACAAAGAAAGGGATAATAATTCCTTACCCTGTTATGTATGTGAATCGAAGAGAGGCAGATAAAAGTTTGTATATTGCTGATATTAGAGTATTTGGCGAAAGTATTAACAAAGGCTATGGATCGCTAATGATGAAGGAGTTACTTCAGATCGCAAGAAGCCAAAAAGAAAAAGTGTTTTTTGTAACTGGTAATATGGATTACGGAGATGAGGAGCATTATAAGCGCTTAATTCATTTTTATGAAAAGTATGGTTTTACTTGCCGTGACGGAAAAATACTATGGATAAATGATGGAGTTAAATTGTCTGGAGAACAGGTTGATGCCATTTTTAGTCGAGTTGTCTTAGAGGATCCAGAGATATTTGAATACGAAAAGTAG